A genomic region of Gallus gallus isolate bGalGal1 chromosome 19, bGalGal1.mat.broiler.GRCg7b, whole genome shotgun sequence contains the following coding sequences:
- the SDF2 gene encoding stromal cell-derived factor 2 isoform X2, translated as MEASAAAVEANEEGGGEGGAEQTSCDLRTGRAAPLPLPVAAVAGMRRGPVPVVAFVLALGAAARGGGSGPVTCGSVVKLLNVRHNVRLHSHDVRYGSGSGQQSVTGVSAADDGNSYWRVRGRTAAVCERGQPVRCGQAIRLTHLGTGRNLHSHHFVSPLSGNQEVSAFGEDGEGDYLDDWTVLCSGTYWARDSEVRFQHASTDVFLSVTGEQYGRPINGQREVHGMATSSQNNYWKVMEGIFMQPGEMFKAEQHHVEL; from the exons ATGGAGGCCTCAGCGGCGGCGGTGGAGGCGAACgaggagggtgggggggaggggggggcggagCAGACGAGCTGCGATCTCCGGACGGGCAGAGCGGCGCCACTTCCGCTTCCGGTGGCGGCCGTCGCGGGGATGCGGCGGGGTCCGGTGCCGGTGGTGGCCTTCGTGCTGGCGCTGGGCGCGGCGGCGCGGGGTGGTGGCTCCGGGCCCGTGACGTGCGGTTCGGTGGTGAAGCTGCTCAACGTGCGGCACAACGTTCGGCTGCACTCGCACGATGTGCGCTACGGCTCCG GCAGCGGGCAGCAGTCGGTGACCGGGGTGTCGGCGGCGGATGATGGGAACAGCTACTGGAGGGTGCGAGGCCGCACGGCCGCTGTGTGCGAGCGGGGCCAGCCGGTGCGCTGCGGGCAGGCCATCCGCCTCACGCACCTGGGCACCGGCCGCAACCTGCACAGCCACCACTTCGTCTCCCCACTCTCTGGCAACCAG gagGTGAGCGCCTTTGGGGAGGATGGCGAGGGCGACTACCTGGACGACTggactgtgctgtgcagtgggaCCTACTGGGCACGGGACAGTGAGGTGCGCTTCCAACACGCCTCCACCGACGTCTTCCTCTCAGTGACGGGCGAGCAGTATGGGCGGCCCATCAACGGGCAGAGGGAGGTGCACGGCATGGCCACCTCCAGCCAGAATAACTACTGGAAGGTGATGGAAGGCATCTTCATGCAGCCCGGAGAGATGTTCAAAGCTGAACAGCACCACGTGGAGTTGTGA
- the SDF2 gene encoding stromal cell-derived factor 2 isoform X1 translates to MSSTQPEPRSAGAALPSPHNRGRGVKAQPHPPLSPPAAPPRPTAASQPQAGPGGSFGARQPAGRSPPGRPRLPPAAQPGAALPEALRENGGLSGGGGGERGGWGGGGGGADELRSPDGQSGATSASGGGRRGDAAGSGAGGGLRAGAGRGGAGWWLRARDVRFGGEAAQRAAQRSAALARCALRLRGQQSVTGVSAADDGNSYWRVRGRTAAVCERGQPVRCGQAIRLTHLGTGRNLHSHHFVSPLSGNQEVSAFGEDGEGDYLDDWTVLCSGTYWARDSEVRFQHASTDVFLSVTGEQYGRPINGQREVHGMATSSQNNYWKVMEGIFMQPGEMFKAEQHHVEL, encoded by the exons atGTCCAGCACACAGCCGGAGCCCCGCAGCGCTGGGGCGGCTCTGCCTTCACCTCATAACCGAGGACGAGGCGTGAAGGCCCAACCGCACCCCCCACTCTCCCCACCCGCTgctcccccccgccccacagcgGCCTcccagccacaggcaggaccCGGAGGAAGCTTCGGAGCCCGGCAACCTGCTGGCCGGAGCCCCCCGGGCCGTCCCCGGCTCCCCCCCGCCGCTCAGCCCGGCGCGGCCTTACCCGAGGCGCTGAGGGAAAATGGAGGCCTCAGCGGCGGCGGTGGAGGCGAACgaggagggtgggggggaggggggggcggagCAGACGAGCTGCGATCTCCGGACGGGCAGAGCGGCGCCACTTCCGCTTCCGGTGGCGGCCGTCGCGGGGATGCGGCGGGGTCCGGTGCCGGTGGTGGCCTTCGTGCTGGCGCTGGGCGCGGCGGCGCGGGGTGGTGGCTCCGGGCCCGTGACGTGCGGTTCGGTGGTGAAGCTGCTCAACGTGCGGCACAACGTTCGGCTGCACTCGCACGATGTGCGCTACGGCTCCG CGGGCAGCAGTCGGTGACCGGGGTGTCGGCGGCGGATGATGGGAACAGCTACTGGAGGGTGCGAGGCCGCACGGCCGCTGTGTGCGAGCGGGGCCAGCCGGTGCGCTGCGGGCAGGCCATCCGCCTCACGCACCTGGGCACCGGCCGCAACCTGCACAGCCACCACTTCGTCTCCCCACTCTCTGGCAACCAG gagGTGAGCGCCTTTGGGGAGGATGGCGAGGGCGACTACCTGGACGACTggactgtgctgtgcagtgggaCCTACTGGGCACGGGACAGTGAGGTGCGCTTCCAACACGCCTCCACCGACGTCTTCCTCTCAGTGACGGGCGAGCAGTATGGGCGGCCCATCAACGGGCAGAGGGAGGTGCACGGCATGGCCACCTCCAGCCAGAATAACTACTGGAAGGTGATGGAAGGCATCTTCATGCAGCCCGGAGAGATGTTCAAAGCTGAACAGCACCACGTGGAGTTGTGA